The Canis aureus isolate CA01 chromosome 9, VMU_Caureus_v.1.0, whole genome shotgun sequence genome has a segment encoding these proteins:
- the LOC144320193 gene encoding uteroferrin-associated basic protein 2-like, producing the protein MSHRKMHLALSLALILCGLFNSIFCQVKQRSKWSIYPVSSWEVSPVHHKIEAGNKAFAHKLFKTLLMEHPRKNIIFSPLSISASFAMLSLGTRSTTLTNLLEGLGFDLKVIKVWDVHHGFQSVIQMLKQLNRAGHLMHRDMLFIDSNRKINSPFLWDTQAMYDVRARMIDFRDVVKTKKQINHFVAEKTHKRTKELITSLNPHTFLFLVDYVFFKGTWEMAFHSNLMHKEDFFVDKHTTVPVDMIWKTGQMIYSRSEELFATMVKIPFVGNMSIVLVLPDVGQPDSAVKEIVVQRATLLQSSNMRWVHIIMPKFKISSKIDLKKILPKMGISNVFTTGANFSGITKEDFPTIFEAMHEATMEVSKEGKMDTSKDMDSRNTIACHTYTATPLVVKFNRPFFLFVEDWMTQRAILMGKVFNPIAE; encoded by the exons ATGTCCCACAGGAAAATGcacctggctctctctctggccctcatcCTCTGTGGCCTTTTTAATAGCATCTTCTGTCAAGTGAAACAAAGATCCAAATGGAGCATTTACCCAGTCTCGTCATGGGAAGTTTCACCTGTCCACCACAAGATCGAAGCTGGCAATAAGGCTTTTGCCCACAAATTGTTCAAAACCCTGTTAATGGAGCATCCCAGAAAGAATATAATCTTCTCCCCTCTGAGTATCTCTGCCTCCTTCGCCATGCTTTCCCTGGGGACCAGATCCACAACACTCACCAACCTCCTTGAGGGCCTTGGATTTGACCTCAAAGTCATCAAGGTATGGGACGTGCACCATGGCTTCCAGAGTGTCATCCAGATGCTGAAGCAGCTAAATAGGGCAGGCCACCTGATGCATAGGGACATGCTCTTTATTGATAGCAATAGGAAGATCAACTCACCGTTTCTGTGGGACACACAGGCGATGTATGACGTGAGGGCCCGGATGATTGACTTCCGAGATGTAGTAAAGACCAAAAAGCAAATCAATCACTTTGTGGCTGAAAAAACTCACAAGAGAACCAAGGAACTCATCACCTCTCTGAACCCtcatactttcctgtttcttgtAGACTACGTTTTCTTCAAAG GCACTTGGGAAATGGCTTTTCATAGCAACCTCATGCACAAGGAGGACTTCTTTGTGGATAAACACACCACAGTGCCGGTGGACATGATATGGAAGACGGGACAAATGATTTACAGCCGATCGGAGGAGCTGTTTGCTACAATGGTTAAAATTCCTTTCGTTGGAAACATGTCCATAGTCCTTGTGCTCCCAGACGTGGGACAGCCTGACTCTGCTGTAAAAGAAATAGTTGTTCAGAGAGCTACACTCCTGCAATCCAGTAATATGAG ATGGGTGCACATAATTATGCCCAAGTTCAAGATCTCCTCCAagatagacttaaaaaaaattcttcccaagATGGGCATCAGTAATGTGTTTACTACAGGAGCAAACTTCTCAGGCATCACAAAGGAGGATTTCCCAACTATCTTTGAG GCGATGCATGAAGCCACAATGGAGGTGAGCAAGGAAGGCAAGATGGACACCTCCAAGGACATGGACTCAAGGAACACCATCGCCTGTCACACATATACAGCAACCCCTTTGGTTGTAAAATTTAACAGACCTTTCTTCCTGTTTGTGGAGGATTGGATGACTCAAAGAGCAATCCTCATGGGCAAAGTCTTCAACCCCATAGCTGAGTAG